The following are encoded together in the Actinobacillus lignieresii genome:
- the purH gene encoding bifunctional phosphoribosylaminoimidazolecarboxamide formyltransferase/IMP cyclohydrolase gives MAIQQALLSVSDKKGIVEFAQGLVARGVKLLSTGGTAKLLAEAGLPATEVSDYTGFPEMMDGRVKTLHPKVHGGILGRRGTDDEVMNRHGIERIDMVVVNLYPFAATVANPNCTLEDAVENIDIGGPTMVRSAAKNHKDVAIVVNNNDFDAILAEMDQNQNELTLETRFNLAIKAFEHTAQYDSMIANYFGKLVPPYQGAEEEDLTQVCGQFPRTLNLNFVRKQTMRYGENSHQNAAFYVENEVKEASVSTAKQLQGKALSYNNIADTDAALECVKEFAEPACVIVKHANPCGVALGKDILEAYNRAYQTDPTSAFGGIIAFNRELDGETAQTIAERQFVEVIIAPSVSEAAKAALAKKKNVRVLECGEFTQAQKRLDFKRVNGGLLVQDADQGSVSIDDLQVVSERKPSKEELEDLLFCWKVAKYVKSNAIVYAKNGQTIGIGAGQMSRVYSAKIAGIKAEDEGLQVAGCVMASDAFFPFRDGIDAAAKVGITCVIHPGGSMRDQEVIDAANEHGMAMVLTGMRHFRH, from the coding sequence ATGGCGATTCAACAGGCGTTATTAAGTGTGTCTGACAAAAAAGGTATTGTAGAATTTGCACAAGGGCTAGTCGCTCGCGGTGTAAAATTACTTTCGACAGGCGGTACGGCAAAGCTGTTAGCTGAAGCAGGCTTACCGGCCACGGAAGTATCGGACTACACAGGCTTCCCTGAAATGATGGACGGTCGTGTAAAAACTCTACATCCGAAAGTACACGGCGGTATTCTTGGTCGCCGCGGTACGGATGATGAAGTGATGAACCGACACGGTATCGAACGTATTGATATGGTGGTAGTGAACTTATATCCGTTTGCGGCAACGGTTGCGAATCCAAATTGCACCTTAGAGGATGCGGTTGAAAATATTGATATCGGCGGCCCAACAATGGTGCGTTCTGCAGCGAAAAACCATAAAGATGTGGCGATCGTAGTGAATAATAACGATTTTGATGCAATTCTTGCCGAAATGGATCAAAACCAAAACGAATTAACGCTTGAAACGCGTTTCAACCTTGCAATTAAAGCATTCGAACATACTGCACAATATGATTCCATGATTGCGAACTACTTCGGTAAACTTGTTCCGCCATACCAAGGCGCAGAGGAAGAAGATTTAACGCAAGTCTGCGGTCAATTCCCTCGTACCTTAAACTTAAATTTCGTACGTAAACAAACTATGCGTTACGGTGAAAACTCACATCAAAATGCGGCTTTCTATGTAGAAAACGAAGTGAAAGAAGCTTCTGTTTCAACCGCAAAACAATTACAAGGTAAAGCGCTTTCTTATAACAATATTGCGGATACCGATGCGGCACTTGAGTGTGTAAAAGAATTTGCAGAACCGGCTTGCGTGATTGTGAAACACGCAAACCCTTGTGGTGTGGCATTAGGCAAAGACATTTTAGAAGCTTATAACCGTGCTTACCAAACCGACCCGACATCAGCATTCGGCGGTATTATTGCTTTCAACCGTGAATTAGACGGTGAAACGGCACAAACGATCGCAGAACGCCAATTTGTGGAAGTGATTATTGCTCCAAGCGTTTCAGAAGCAGCAAAAGCAGCGCTTGCGAAGAAGAAAAATGTGCGTGTCTTAGAATGTGGTGAATTTACTCAAGCGCAAAAACGTTTAGATTTCAAACGTGTAAACGGCGGTTTATTAGTGCAAGATGCGGATCAAGGTTCTGTTTCAATTGATGATTTACAAGTGGTATCTGAGAGAAAACCAAGCAAAGAAGAGCTTGAGGACTTATTATTCTGCTGGAAAGTGGCAAAATATGTGAAATCAAATGCGATTGTTTATGCGAAAAACGGTCAAACAATCGGTATCGGAGCGGGTCAAATGAGCCGTGTATATTCAGCGAAAATTGCCGGTATCAAAGCGGAAGACGAAGGCTTACAAGTTGCTGGATGCGTAATGGCTTCAGATGCGTTCTTCCCATTCCGTGACGGTATTGATGCGGCAGCTAAAGTCGGCATTACTTGTGTAATCCACCCAGGCGGCTCAATGCGAGATCAAGAAGTGATTGATGCGGCTAACGAACACGGTATGGCAATGGTCTTAACAGGTATGCGTCACTTCCGCCACTAA
- a CDS encoding GNAT family N-acetyltransferase has translation MIRHDLDNFEFSYLSEEGIKAGRLRYRYIKDNVIDAYTTKVDEAFQGKGIAGELYAALIAFAQEKGLKIKPSCSYIEVKMRRSHQDLIA, from the coding sequence ATGATTAGACATGATTTAGACAATTTTGAGTTTAGCTATCTAAGCGAAGAGGGAATCAAAGCCGGAAGATTACGTTATCGTTATATTAAAGATAATGTGATTGACGCTTATACCACCAAAGTGGACGAAGCTTTTCAAGGAAAGGGGATTGCCGGTGAGCTTTATGCCGCATTAATTGCATTCGCTCAAGAAAAAGGGCTAAAAATCAAGCCGAGTTGTAGTTATATTGAAGTAAAAATGCGGAGAAGTCATCAGGATTTAATTGCATAA
- the dacB gene encoding serine-type D-Ala-D-Ala carboxypeptidase: protein MLLKSVRSYIQNLALAGLFIPTLTFAEINTSELLANLPAGTAASFIAKNLETNQIITQYQSDVFMLPASTQKVFTALAAKLVLPNDFRFQTTLLTNGQVENGAIKGDLIAKFTGDPDLTSGQLYQLIGQLKKQGIEKIEGNLILDTSVFASHDKAAGWIWNDLTMCFNAPPAAVNVDNNCFYVNLDANQKVGDFAKVNVPSAYPVQVFSSAYIVDKAEAPYCQLDVVVNDNNRYQIKGCMARQAEPFELSFSVQDPATYGANLIKANLKRLGIAFEGKIQEPLNAQKGTLLAEHWSAPLPDLLKKMMKKSDNQIADSLFRTIANQQHNRPASFPLASHVLRTLLKSKAGVTFGNSIVADGSGLSRHNQINAETMLQALEYIAKNEAQLQLFETFPIAGVDGTISGRGSISVEPLAKNLIAKTGSLKGVYNLAGFMKNARGERIAFVQFVNGYSTGELESKTKRAPLVNFENKFYMALFNE, encoded by the coding sequence ATGTTGTTAAAATCCGTTCGTTCATACATTCAGAACCTCGCCCTAGCCGGTCTATTTATTCCGACGCTCACTTTTGCCGAGATAAATACTTCGGAACTTTTAGCTAATTTACCGGCGGGCACTGCCGCAAGTTTTATCGCCAAAAACCTCGAAACCAATCAAATTATTACCCAATATCAAAGCGATGTGTTTATGTTGCCGGCAAGCACGCAAAAAGTATTTACCGCTCTTGCCGCTAAATTAGTCTTACCGAACGATTTTCGCTTTCAAACCACTTTATTAACGAACGGACAAGTGGAAAACGGTGCTATAAAAGGCGATTTAATCGCAAAATTTACCGGTGATCCTGATCTGACCAGCGGTCAGCTTTATCAGCTTATCGGGCAATTAAAAAAACAAGGTATTGAAAAAATAGAAGGCAATCTCATTTTAGATACCTCCGTTTTTGCCAGTCATGATAAAGCGGCGGGTTGGATTTGGAATGATTTAACCATGTGTTTTAACGCTCCGCCGGCAGCCGTCAATGTGGATAACAACTGTTTTTATGTCAATTTAGACGCCAATCAAAAAGTCGGTGATTTTGCCAAAGTTAATGTGCCTTCCGCTTATCCGGTACAAGTATTTAGCTCCGCTTATATCGTCGATAAAGCGGAAGCTCCTTATTGCCAGTTGGATGTCGTAGTTAATGACAACAACCGCTATCAAATCAAAGGCTGTATGGCTCGCCAAGCGGAACCGTTCGAATTGAGTTTTTCCGTACAAGATCCCGCTACTTACGGTGCAAATTTGATTAAAGCGAATTTAAAGCGCCTAGGCATTGCTTTTGAAGGGAAAATTCAAGAACCGCTTAATGCGCAAAAAGGTACTTTGTTGGCGGAACATTGGTCTGCTCCGTTACCGGATCTTTTAAAGAAAATGATGAAAAAATCCGATAACCAAATTGCGGATAGTCTATTCAGAACCATTGCCAATCAGCAGCATAATCGTCCGGCGTCTTTTCCGTTAGCTAGTCACGTATTACGCACTTTATTAAAATCTAAAGCGGGCGTTACCTTTGGAAATAGTATTGTCGCGGACGGTTCAGGTCTTTCTCGTCATAACCAAATCAATGCGGAAACGATGTTGCAAGCCCTTGAATATATTGCAAAAAATGAAGCGCAATTACAGCTGTTTGAAACCTTCCCGATTGCGGGTGTGGACGGCACGATTTCCGGTAGGGGCTCTATCTCCGTCGAACCGCTGGCGAAAAATCTGATTGCCAAAACCGGTTCACTGAAAGGGGTATATAATCTGGCGGGCTTTATGAAAAATGCGCGAGGCGAACGTATCGCCTTTGTACAATTTGTAAACGGCTATTCAACCGGCGAGCTGGAAAGTAAAACCAAACGTGCGCCGTTAGTGAATTTTGAAAATAAATTTTATATGGCGCTCTTTAACGAATAA
- the greA gene encoding transcription elongation factor GreA, producing the protein MKQIPMTVRGAELLREELEFLKNVRRPQIIDAIAEAREHGDLKENAEYHAAREQQGFCEGRIQEIEGKLGNAQIIDVTKMTNNGKVIFGATVSLVNADTEEEVTYRIVGDDEANIKEGLISVNSPIARGLVGKEVDYSVSIVTPGGKVEFDIISVEYI; encoded by the coding sequence ATGAAACAAATTCCTATGACGGTGCGCGGAGCGGAATTGCTTCGTGAAGAATTAGAATTTCTAAAAAATGTTCGCCGCCCACAAATTATTGACGCTATCGCAGAAGCACGCGAACACGGCGATTTAAAAGAAAATGCCGAATATCACGCAGCGCGTGAACAGCAAGGTTTCTGTGAAGGTCGTATCCAAGAAATCGAAGGTAAACTAGGTAATGCACAAATTATTGACGTTACTAAAATGACAAATAACGGCAAAGTGATTTTCGGTGCAACCGTCAGCTTAGTAAATGCGGACACCGAGGAAGAAGTGACTTATCGCATTGTCGGTGATGATGAAGCGAATATTAAAGAAGGCTTAATCTCGGTAAACTCACCAATTGCTCGTGGTTTAGTAGGCAAAGAAGTTGATTATTCGGTCAGTATCGTTACGCCGGGCGGTAAAGTAGAGTTCGACATTATTAGCGTGGAATATATTTAG
- the prmB gene encoding 50S ribosomal protein L3 N(5)-glutamine methyltransferase, with product MFEHNLELLEEITESSAADDLKTIQDMMRWAYSYFNASDLYYGHGLDNPWDESHQLVLSALNLPIDVPEAMYSSNLTRIEKERIIEMVIQRLGMRKPIAYLTNSAWFCGAEYYVDERVIVPRSPIGELIQQGFTGILRAEPKRILDMCTGSGCIAIACAERFPHAEVDAVDLSLDALDVAQINIERHQVAHRVFPISSDLFTDIPQDKYDLIVTNPPYVDQEDLDDMPQEFHHEPELALGSGVDGLDVTKRILAEAPNYLADNGVLVCEVGNSMVHLMEQFPSVPFHWLELKNGGLGVFTLTREELVKHHQLFQ from the coding sequence ATGTTTGAACATAACTTAGAATTATTAGAAGAAATTACCGAGTCATCCGCAGCGGATGATTTAAAAACGATTCAAGATATGATGCGTTGGGCATATAGCTATTTCAACGCTTCGGATCTTTACTATGGTCACGGATTGGATAATCCTTGGGACGAATCTCATCAATTGGTATTAAGTGCGTTAAATTTACCGATTGACGTGCCGGAAGCGATGTATTCCTCAAATCTGACTCGTATCGAGAAAGAACGTATTATCGAGATGGTGATCCAGCGTTTAGGTATGCGCAAACCGATAGCCTATTTAACCAATTCGGCATGGTTCTGCGGTGCCGAATATTATGTGGACGAACGTGTTATTGTGCCTCGCTCGCCAATCGGCGAATTAATTCAACAAGGTTTTACCGGTATTTTACGTGCCGAGCCGAAACGTATTTTGGATATGTGTACCGGTAGCGGCTGCATTGCGATTGCTTGTGCGGAACGTTTCCCTCATGCAGAAGTTGATGCGGTTGATTTATCACTTGATGCGTTAGATGTGGCACAAATTAATATCGAGCGTCATCAAGTTGCACATCGTGTATTCCCAATCAGCTCAGACTTATTTACCGATATTCCGCAAGATAAATATGATTTAATCGTAACTAATCCGCCGTATGTGGATCAAGAAGATTTAGACGATATGCCGCAAGAATTCCATCACGAACCGGAGTTAGCATTAGGTTCAGGCGTTGACGGTTTAGATGTTACCAAGCGTATTCTTGCCGAAGCACCGAATTATTTGGCGGATAACGGTGTGTTAGTTTGCGAAGTCGGCAACAGTATGGTGCATTTAATGGAACAATTCCCAAGCGTACCATTCCACTGGCTCGAACTCAAAAACGGCGGACTCGGTGTGTTTACCCTCACCCGTGAGGAACTAGTAAAACACCATCAGCTATTCCAATAA
- the smrB gene encoding endonuclease SmrB yields the protein MLDNEDFALFQEAVKGTKKIKQDTFVPKTAPRKKVNELRELQEQKDTEFFFSDEYEPLLREENEKIKYLRADIDPYILKQLRRGDFQPELFLDLHGLTREQAKKELAALILACEREQVYCASIMTGFGTRTLKDQIPRWLVQHPKIIALHQAPREWGGDAAILILVEQIESPERRLFERK from the coding sequence ATGTTAGATAACGAAGATTTTGCCCTTTTCCAAGAAGCGGTAAAAGGTACGAAAAAAATTAAACAGGATACTTTTGTACCGAAAACCGCACCTCGTAAGAAAGTGAATGAGTTACGAGAGCTACAAGAACAAAAAGACACTGAATTTTTCTTCTCTGATGAATATGAACCGTTATTACGAGAAGAAAATGAGAAAATCAAATATTTGCGTGCGGACATTGATCCGTATATTTTGAAACAACTACGCCGTGGTGATTTTCAGCCGGAACTTTTTTTAGATTTACACGGTTTAACTCGTGAACAAGCGAAAAAAGAATTAGCGGCACTAATTTTGGCGTGTGAGAGAGAACAGGTTTATTGTGCCAGCATTATGACCGGTTTTGGCACGCGTACTTTGAAAGATCAGATTCCTCGCTGGTTGGTGCAACACCCTAAAATCATTGCTTTACACCAAGCACCGAGAGAGTGGGGCGGTGATGCGGCAATTTTGATTTTGGTAGAACAAATCGAAAGTCCGGAAAGACGTTTATTTGAACGTAAATAG
- a CDS encoding aldo/keto reductase, with protein MKQRRFGKTGKMISEIGLGTWQLGTKWGEQFNHKEAMAILETAYKQGINFLDTADVYNNGLSEKAIGEILKKYPDFFYVTTKCGRALNPHTAEMYTPQAIEGFVDGSLQRLGTEKLDLILLHCPPTSVYRNDEIFTKLEQLKTAGKLVDYGVSIEKVEEGLMAMEYDIAAMEVIFNMFRLKPLEQLFPTAQQKDVGIIARVPLASGLLTGRYNTKTTFGKDDHRTFNRNGEAFDKGETFSGVDYQLGLQATDELKALFGTDDLIPYALRWVLMYEAVSTVIPGASKVSQLIANASVDSFPNLTNEQMQKVTEIYNRLIRPSVHSLW; from the coding sequence ATGAAACAACGTCGATTTGGTAAAACGGGCAAAATGATTTCCGAAATCGGGTTAGGTACTTGGCAATTGGGTACCAAATGGGGAGAGCAGTTTAATCATAAAGAAGCGATGGCGATTCTGGAAACCGCTTACAAACAAGGGATTAACTTTTTAGACACTGCGGATGTATATAACAATGGTTTGAGTGAAAAAGCTATCGGTGAGATTCTGAAAAAATATCCCGACTTTTTTTATGTCACAACTAAATGTGGTCGAGCATTAAATCCGCATACCGCTGAAATGTACACGCCGCAGGCGATAGAAGGTTTTGTTGATGGTAGTTTACAACGTCTCGGTACGGAAAAATTGGATCTGATTTTACTTCACTGTCCGCCGACTTCGGTTTATCGCAACGATGAAATTTTCACTAAACTGGAGCAACTTAAAACAGCCGGTAAATTAGTTGATTACGGTGTAAGTATTGAGAAGGTTGAAGAAGGCTTAATGGCGATGGAATACGATATTGCTGCAATGGAAGTTATCTTTAATATGTTCCGTTTAAAACCGTTAGAACAGCTTTTCCCTACCGCACAGCAAAAAGATGTTGGTATTATCGCACGAGTACCGCTTGCCAGTGGTTTACTAACAGGCAGATATAATACCAAAACTACTTTCGGTAAAGATGACCACCGCACCTTCAACCGCAATGGTGAAGCGTTTGATAAGGGGGAAACATTCTCCGGTGTAGATTATCAACTCGGTTTACAAGCCACTGATGAATTAAAAGCCTTGTTTGGCACGGATGATTTGATTCCTTACGCTTTGCGTTGGGTGCTAATGTACGAAGCTGTGAGTACGGTTATTCCGGGAGCGAGTAAAGTATCGCAACTGATTGCGAATGCGTCGGTAGATTCATTCCCGAATTTAACGAATGAACAAATGCAAAAAGTGACGGAAATTTATAATCGTCTCATTCGTCCGAGCGTACATTCGCTTTGGTAG
- a CDS encoding EamA/RhaT family transporter, protein MLELVIAILCSVSVGVLIKVARQKQIAIDQSIAVNYIVTTSMTYFLLNPDFKGQTVVDIVANSPSSYLFFALGFLLPTIFLIQAKSLEFAGIIRTDAAQRLSLFLPILAAFTIFGEQITQNKLIALVLAFIALGCLLWKTHHGMGKGGKIAIVSLACVWLGYGMTDTLFKQIAKSGSAFPVTLFIAFVFAGCLMFVYLLLKRTQWHVPSVAVGLVLGVLNFCNILFYIKAHQVMKDDPTLVFTGMNLGVICLGTFIGALVFKEKINKINYLGVFIAIIAIICLFYWK, encoded by the coding sequence ATGTTAGAACTTGTGATCGCTATTTTATGTAGCGTCTCGGTCGGTGTGCTGATTAAGGTTGCACGTCAAAAGCAAATCGCCATTGATCAAAGTATTGCGGTGAATTATATCGTCACGACTTCGATGACCTATTTTTTACTGAATCCGGATTTTAAAGGGCAAACCGTGGTCGATATTGTGGCGAATAGCCCTTCCTCTTATCTGTTTTTTGCTTTAGGTTTCTTGTTACCGACTATTTTCCTGATTCAAGCCAAATCGCTTGAATTTGCCGGAATTATCCGTACCGATGCGGCACAACGTCTTTCGCTGTTTTTACCGATTTTGGCGGCGTTTACCATTTTCGGTGAGCAAATTACCCAAAATAAATTAATTGCCTTAGTATTAGCTTTTATTGCACTCGGTTGCTTACTTTGGAAAACGCATCACGGTATGGGCAAAGGCGGTAAAATTGCAATTGTAAGTTTAGCTTGCGTGTGGTTAGGTTATGGTATGACCGACACGCTCTTTAAACAAATTGCCAAATCAGGTTCGGCTTTTCCGGTAACGCTGTTTATCGCCTTTGTCTTTGCCGGCTGTTTAATGTTTGTTTATTTATTGCTTAAACGTACGCAATGGCACGTGCCGAGCGTAGCTGTCGGTTTAGTGTTGGGCGTATTGAATTTCTGCAATATTTTATTCTACATTAAAGCACACCAAGTGATGAAAGATGATCCGACATTAGTGTTTACCGGTATGAACCTCGGCGTGATTTGTTTAGGCACATTTATCGGCGCGTTAGTTTTTAAAGAAAAAATTAATAAAATTAACTACTTAGGTGTCTTTATTGCAATTATTGCGATTATCTGTTTATTTTATTGGAAATAA
- a CDS encoding ATP-binding protein, with protein MKAIKQCSQSYVNWVLRLGRGKAALLGFFVLASCAIVAQSLLTYLFTGGILAQDILRSISFGLISAPFVIYFFNLIVEKLEKSRIQLEQSVYDLGILREQDAFLNATLEKNNRDKSVLMATISHELRTPLNGIIGLSRILLEGELTDQQREYLKTINISAVSLGHIFSDIIDLEKIDSRRVELFRKEIEFSQLISDISNFGNLMAEQNKIKFHIDYSDDLPNFIYVDNARLSQILWNLVSNAVKFTPAGGDIYLSVKRIDNDHFSFSLKDTGIGIPKHEQRKVFAMFYQAENSQERKAQGSGIGLAISKRIAKLMGGDLTLHSEMGKGSTFTLTIQADPVEAKKSVKINAHALKVLLVEDIEVNVVVARAMLEKFGCDVDVAMTGAQAFELFERNSYDLILLDIQLPDMTGFDIAQRLRERYENEEVDYLPLLVALTANIMQTKEEYQQQGMDDVLRKPLSLEALSECLNHYFNSDFSEKTAEIPPLVETEETLNLPYDRKILSEFIEVMGAKAVLANFALFAKLMPEYLANLQHYLTEWQATDSPEMRKCTADEAHKIKGALASVSLKRLQEVAQLAQSDNGEVWEQHIAQWVFQIAQQWQADLALAENWVKENY; from the coding sequence ATGAAGGCGATCAAACAATGCAGCCAGAGTTATGTAAATTGGGTATTGCGCTTGGGGAGAGGAAAGGCTGCCCTGTTGGGATTCTTTGTATTGGCCAGCTGTGCCATTGTCGCACAAAGTCTTTTAACCTATCTATTTACGGGCGGTATTTTAGCGCAGGATATTTTACGTTCGATTTCTTTCGGGTTGATTTCCGCCCCCTTTGTGATTTATTTCTTTAATCTGATTGTAGAGAAGCTGGAAAAATCGAGAATCCAGCTTGAGCAAAGCGTGTACGATTTAGGTATTCTGCGCGAGCAAGATGCCTTTTTAAACGCAACCTTAGAAAAGAACAACCGTGATAAAAGCGTGTTAATGGCAACGATTAGCCATGAATTACGCACTCCGCTAAACGGTATTATCGGGTTAAGTCGAATCTTACTGGAAGGCGAATTGACTGATCAACAACGTGAATATCTAAAAACGATTAATATTAGTGCGGTTTCGCTGGGGCATATCTTTAGCGATATTATCGATTTGGAAAAAATTGACAGCCGTCGAGTCGAGTTGTTTAGAAAAGAAATCGAATTCTCGCAACTGATTAGCGATATTAGTAATTTCGGCAATTTAATGGCGGAACAAAATAAAATTAAATTTCATATCGACTACTCGGATGATTTACCGAATTTTATCTATGTGGATAATGCCCGCTTAAGCCAAATACTGTGGAATTTGGTCAGTAATGCGGTCAAATTTACTCCGGCTGGCGGCGATATTTATTTAAGCGTGAAACGGATTGATAACGATCATTTCAGCTTCAGCTTGAAAGATACCGGCATCGGTATTCCGAAACACGAACAACGCAAAGTGTTTGCAATGTTCTATCAAGCGGAAAATTCTCAGGAAAGAAAAGCGCAAGGCAGCGGTATCGGTTTGGCGATTTCAAAACGTATCGCAAAATTAATGGGCGGTGATTTAACCCTACACAGTGAAATGGGCAAAGGTTCAACTTTTACCTTGACTATTCAGGCGGATCCGGTCGAAGCGAAAAAATCGGTAAAAATCAACGCGCACGCATTAAAAGTTTTATTGGTGGAAGATATTGAAGTCAATGTGGTTGTCGCGCGTGCCATGTTAGAGAAATTCGGCTGTGATGTGGATGTCGCAATGACCGGCGCACAAGCGTTTGAGTTATTTGAACGGAACAGCTACGACTTGATTTTACTGGATATTCAATTACCGGATATGACCGGCTTTGATATTGCGCAACGATTACGCGAACGTTATGAAAACGAAGAAGTGGATTATTTACCATTATTAGTGGCATTAACCGCCAATATTATGCAAACCAAAGAGGAATATCAGCAACAGGGTATGGACGACGTGTTGCGTAAACCGCTTTCGTTGGAAGCATTATCCGAATGCCTAAATCATTATTTTAATAGTGATTTTTCGGAAAAAACCGCCGAAATTCCACCGCTTGTCGAAACGGAAGAAACGCTCAACCTACCGTATGATCGTAAAATTTTATCGGAATTTATCGAGGTAATGGGAGCGAAAGCGGTATTGGCGAACTTTGCATTATTCGCCAAATTAATGCCGGAGTATTTGGCTAATCTACAACATTATCTAACCGAATGGCAGGCAACCGATTCGCCGGAAATGCGCAAATGTACGGCGGATGAAGCGCATAAAATCAAAGGCGCATTGGCTTCGGTCAGCTTGAAACGCTTACAAGAAGTCGCACAACTTGCGCAGAGCGATAACGGAGAAGTGTGGGAACAGCATATCGCACAATGGGTGTTCCAAATCGCTCAACAGTGGCAAGCGGATTTAGCCTTAGCGGAAAATTGGGTAAAAGAAAATTACTAA
- a CDS encoding methylated-DNA--[protein]-cysteine S-methyltransferase: MKSTIYYQYYDSPVGKLLLIANDKGLIGIEFEQEQLTSDAQKWQEANETSGQIFEIFCKTRDILDRYFAGEELEFRHLDFLAPQGTEFQKSVWQILLTIPYGKTTSYGEIAQQLGKPNARRAVGGAVGRNPISIIVPCHRVLGKSQTLTGFGGGLPAKRYLLALEGIHFKDKGIEFVNPKHKKWDKA, encoded by the coding sequence ATGAAATCAACGATTTACTATCAATATTACGATTCACCGGTCGGCAAGCTGTTATTGATTGCCAATGATAAAGGTTTAATCGGCATTGAGTTTGAGCAAGAACAGCTCACAAGCGATGCGCAAAAATGGCAAGAAGCTAACGAAACAAGCGGTCAAATTTTCGAAATTTTTTGCAAAACGCGCGATATTTTAGACCGCTATTTTGCCGGTGAGGAATTGGAGTTTAGACATTTGGATTTTCTGGCACCGCAAGGTACCGAATTTCAGAAATCCGTCTGGCAGATTTTATTAACCATTCCTTACGGCAAAACCACCAGTTACGGTGAAATCGCACAACAACTCGGCAAGCCGAATGCAAGGCGAGCGGTAGGCGGTGCGGTCGGGCGCAATCCGATTTCGATTATCGTGCCTTGCCACCGCGTATTAGGCAAGAGCCAAACTTTGACCGGCTTTGGCGGCGGCTTACCGGCTAAACGCTATCTATTGGCACTCGAAGGAATTCATTTTAAAGATAAAGGGATTGAATTCGTCAATCCGAAACATAAAAAATGGGATAAAGCCTAA